One genomic segment of Gimesia chilikensis includes these proteins:
- a CDS encoding glucuronyl esterase domain-containing protein encodes MKRLLFLLSLTLLLTPAAHAQRPKPNYDESQVPEFKLPDPLVTNKGKKVDSAKAWQQVRRPEILELFETEVYGKSPAAPEDMLFEVTSVKNDALGGKAIRKEVSVYFSGKKEEPRMDLLIYLPAKATKPVPVFMGLNFYGNHTITDETDVKLNDHWMRANKDKGIVDHKATEASRGKSSSRWPIEKIIDRGYGLVAIYCGDIDPDYDDGFKNGVHALYNSKQKPAPDEWGTIAAWAWGLSRALDYLETDKQIDANKVAVMGHSRLGKTSLWAGAQDPRFAIVISNDSGCGGAALSRRRFGETLHVINNSFPHWFCDNFNKYIDKENELPVDQHMLISLIAPRPVYVASAVEDRWADPKGEFLSVKYAEPVYKLLGTSGFGADKMPGINEPVQKQMGYHIRTGKHDVTDFDWEQYLNFADQHFQGS; translated from the coding sequence ATGAAACGTCTGCTGTTCCTGCTCAGCCTAACGCTGCTGCTGACTCCCGCCGCCCACGCGCAACGTCCCAAACCCAATTACGATGAAAGCCAGGTCCCGGAATTCAAACTCCCCGACCCGCTCGTCACCAATAAAGGGAAAAAGGTCGACTCAGCTAAAGCATGGCAGCAGGTCCGCCGCCCCGAAATTCTGGAGCTCTTCGAAACTGAAGTCTACGGCAAAAGCCCCGCAGCCCCCGAAGACATGCTGTTCGAAGTCACCTCCGTCAAGAACGACGCCCTCGGCGGCAAGGCCATCCGTAAGGAAGTCTCGGTCTACTTCTCGGGCAAGAAAGAAGAACCGCGGATGGATCTGTTGATCTATCTCCCCGCGAAAGCCACCAAGCCGGTCCCTGTCTTCATGGGTCTCAACTTTTACGGCAACCACACCATCACCGATGAGACAGACGTTAAACTCAACGATCACTGGATGCGGGCCAACAAAGACAAAGGCATCGTCGATCATAAAGCGACCGAAGCCTCGCGAGGCAAATCATCGTCCCGCTGGCCCATCGAAAAGATCATCGATCGTGGCTACGGACTCGTCGCCATCTACTGCGGCGACATCGACCCCGACTATGACGACGGCTTCAAGAACGGCGTGCACGCCCTCTACAATTCCAAACAGAAACCCGCGCCCGATGAATGGGGCACGATCGCTGCCTGGGCCTGGGGACTCAGCCGCGCCCTGGATTACCTCGAAACCGACAAACAGATCGACGCGAACAAAGTCGCCGTCATGGGACACTCCCGTCTCGGGAAAACCTCCCTCTGGGCCGGCGCGCAGGACCCGCGATTTGCGATTGTCATTTCCAACGACTCTGGTTGTGGCGGTGCCGCCCTCAGTCGGCGCCGCTTCGGTGAAACCCTGCACGTCATCAACAATTCGTTCCCGCACTGGTTCTGTGACAACTTCAACAAGTACATCGACAAGGAAAACGAGCTCCCCGTCGATCAACACATGCTGATCTCACTGATCGCCCCCCGCCCCGTCTACGTCGCCAGTGCCGTCGAAGACCGCTGGGCCGATCCCAAGGGGGAATTCCTCTCCGTCAAATACGCGGAACCCGTCTACAAGCTGCTCGGCACCTCCGGCTTCGGTGCAGACAAGATGCCCGGCATCAACGAACCCGTGCAGAAGCAGATGGGCTATCACATCCGCACCGGCAAACACGATGTGACCGACTTCGACTGGGAACAGTACCTCAACTTCGCCGACCAGCATTTCCAGGGCAGTTGA
- a CDS encoding methyltransferase family protein — protein MFKITFRPTRAETPLWWLLLKIVLQTVVFWTLFLLVFPAGLIWLEGVLGWPAFRFDGQRVLGVILFVLGGSLGLTSGATMGIYGRGTPVPFDTARQLVVAGPYRFVRNPMAIAGLVQGAAVGLYFGSGLVLAYVVVGMVLWNICVRPIEEQDLETRFGEAFVAYRREVRCWVPRWKGYRVVGK, from the coding sequence ATGTTCAAGATCACGTTTCGACCGACGCGGGCTGAGACGCCACTGTGGTGGCTGCTGCTGAAGATTGTGCTGCAGACGGTCGTGTTCTGGACGCTGTTTCTGCTGGTGTTCCCGGCGGGGCTGATCTGGCTGGAAGGTGTTCTCGGCTGGCCGGCGTTTCGGTTCGACGGGCAGCGGGTGCTGGGAGTGATCCTGTTTGTGCTGGGGGGGAGCCTGGGGCTGACGAGCGGGGCGACGATGGGCATTTATGGTCGCGGAACGCCGGTCCCTTTCGATACGGCACGGCAGCTGGTGGTAGCGGGACCGTATCGGTTTGTGCGGAACCCGATGGCGATTGCAGGGCTGGTGCAGGGGGCCGCCGTGGGTTTGTATTTCGGTAGCGGGCTGGTTCTGGCGTACGTGGTAGTGGGCATGGTGCTGTGGAATATTTGTGTGCGGCCGATAGAAGAGCAGGACCTGGAGACGCGGTTCGGGGAGGCGTTTGTGGCGTATCGCCGGGAGGTGCGGTGCTGGGTGCCGCGGTGGAAGGGGTATCGAGTGGTGGGGAAATAA